One Prunus dulcis chromosome 7, ALMONDv2, whole genome shotgun sequence DNA segment encodes these proteins:
- the LOC117635866 gene encoding exocyst complex component EXO70A1-like, translating into MGVPQAMAAVEARASSIRDALNKSQTITDSMVAILGSFDHRLSALETAMRPTQIRTHSIRRAHENIDKTLKAAEVILGQFDLTRKAEAKILRGPHEDLESYLEAIDQLRSIIQFFSKNKTVKSSDGVLNHANALLSKAISKLEDEFRQLLTNYSKPVEPDRLFDCLPDSLRPSSDPAGQKSDGKSSEHQNKSLQPVIYTPLTLIPPRVLPLLHDLAQQMILAGHQQQLFRIYRDTRAAVMEQSLRKLGVERLSKDDVQKMQWEVLEAKIGNWIHYMRIAVKLLFAGEKKICDQIFEGADSLKNPCFAEVTANSMTVLLSFGEAIARSKRSPEKLFVLLDMYEIMRELQSEIELLFGSKACMEMRESAVSLTKRLAQTAQETFGDFEEAVEKDATKTTVLDGTVHPLTSYVINYVKFLFDYQSTLKQLFQEFDDGDSESQLTAVTTRIMQALQNNLDGKSKQYKDPALTQLFLMNNIHYIVRSVRRSEAKDLLGDDWVQIHRRIVQQHANQYKRVSWAKILQCLTVQGGNSSGSDSSSLSRAMVKDRFKTFNVQFEELHQRQSQWTVPDSELRESLRLAVAEVLLPAYRSFVKRFGPMIENGKNPQKYIRFRPETIESMLNEFFESKTWTEPKR; encoded by the exons atgGGGGTTCCGCAAGCAATGGCGGCCGTGGAAGCGAGAGCATCGTCCATAAGAGACGCGCTGAACAAGAGCCAGACCATTACCGACAGCATGGTCGCCATTCTCGGCTCCTTCGACCACCGTCTCTCCGCTCTGGAGACCGCCATGCGTCCTACTcag ATACGAACGCATTCGATTCGGAGGGCCCATGAGAACATTGATAAGACATTGAAGGCTGCAGAGGTGATATTGGGGCAATTCGACCTCACACGCAAG GCAGAGGCTAAAATACTGAGAGGGCCACATGAGGACCTGGAGAGCTATTTGGAAGCAATTGATCAGTTGAGGAGCATCATTCAGTTCTTCAGTAAAAACAAGACTGTTAAGAGCAGTGATGGGGTGCTTAACCATGCTAATGCCTTGCTTTCAAAAGCCATCTCAAAGCTTGAAGATGAGTTTAGACAGCTGCTTACAAATTACAG TAAGCCTGTGGAGCCTGATCGTCTATTTGATTGTCTTCCTGACTCTCTACGGCCGTCATCAGATCCAGCTGGACAGAAAAGTGATGGAAAGAGTTCAGAGCACCAAAACAAAAGCTTACAACCTGTCATTTACACACCACTAACGCTTATTCCTCCAAGGGTTCTGCCATTACTGCATGATTTAGCCCAACAAATGATTCTAGCTGGCCATCAACAACAGCTATTTAGGATCTAcag GGATACTCGTGCAGCTGTTATGGAGCAGAGCCTGAGGAAACTAGGTGTGGAAAGACTTAGTAAGGATGATGTTCAGAAAATGCAGTGGGAGGTTTTAGAGGCTAAGATTGGGAATTGGATACATTATATGCGGATAGCT GTGAAGCTGCTGTTTGCTggggaaaagaaaatctgTGATCAAATATTTGAAGGTGCCGATTCACTTAAGAATCCATGTTTTGCTGAAGTGACTGCAAACAGTATGACTGTGCTTCTCAGTTTTGGGGAGGCCATTGCCAGAAGCAAGAGGTCACCTGAAAAATTATTTGTGCTTTTAGACATGTATGAGATAATGAGAGAACTGCAGTCCGAg ATTGAATTACTTTTCGGAAGTAAAGCTTGTATGGAAATGCGGGAATCTGCCGTAAGTTTGACAAAACGTCTAGCCCAGACAGCCCAGGAAACCTTTGGTGACTTTGAAGAAGCTGTTGAAAAAGATGCCACAAAAACTACTGTTCTTGATGGAACTGTCCATCCATTGACAAGCTATGTGATAAACTATGTAAAGTTTCTCTTCGA TTATCAGTCTACACTCAAGCAACTTTTTCAAGAGTTTGATGACGGTGATTCAGAGTCTCAGCTAACAGCCGTAACTACAAGGATTATGCAGGCTCTTCAGAACAATCTGGATGGAAAATCGAAGCAGTATAAAGATCCTGCACTCACTCAGTTATTTCTCATGAACAACATTCACTATATAGTGAGATCTGTGCGGAG GTCTGAAGCGAAGGACTTGTTGGGGGACGACTGGGTGCAGATACACCGAAGGATCGTGCAGCAGCATGCAAATCAGTATAAGAGGGTTTCTTGGGCAAAG ATTCTGCAGTGTCTTACCGTCCAAGGAGGAAATTCATCAGGTAGTGACAGCAGTTCACTTTCAAGAGCAATGGTGAAAGATCGGTTCAAGACCTTCAACGTCCAATTTGAGGAGCTTCATCAAAGGCAATCTCAGTGGACGGTTCCCGATAGCGAGTTGCGAGAGTCTTTGAGACTGGCTGTTGCTGAAGTCCTCTTGCCTGCTTACAGATCA